A stretch of the Malus sylvestris chromosome 10, drMalSylv7.2, whole genome shotgun sequence genome encodes the following:
- the LOC126584582 gene encoding cysteine-rich receptor-like protein kinase 25, with product MVIMMLLFIFICMLSLLSCSGTTTITAKAFDHITRGTSVSQDGGSNGDAEFRFNLNNLLSTTLSSNADHGYHNATYVGTNSAEKVYVSFLCRGDVTSDICKECVDTATTFAFQNCPNATDAVLWFDKCLYRISNDYARIHPMANNSRRDYVKVLMGKNVITKPISRYNRLLAATMN from the coding sequence ATGGTAATCATGATGCTTTTGTTTATCTTCATCTGCATGCTTAGCTTGCTCAGCTGCTCGGGCACTACTACTATTACCGCAAAAGCTTTTGATCACATCACCCGTGGTACGTCCGTAAGCCAAGACGGGGGCAGCAATGGCGACGCGGAGTTCAGATTCAATCTCAACAACCTACTCTCCACTACCCTTTCCTCCAATGCCGACCATGGCTATCACAATGCCACCTACGTAGGCACAAACTCAGCTGAAAAAGTCTACGTCTCCTTCCTCTGTCGCGGTGATGTCACCTCAGACATTTGTAAAGAATGTGTGGACACCGCAACCACCTTTGCCTTTCAAAATTGCCCCAATGCAACAGATGCTGTACTATGGTTCGACAAATGCTTGTATCGAATCTCCAATGATTATGCACGGATACATCCCATGGCGAACAACTCACGTAGAGACTACGTCAAAGTTTTGATGGGGAAGAATGTGATCACCAAACCCATCAGCCGCTATAATCGGTTGCTCGCAGCTACTATGAATTAA